The following DNA comes from bacterium.
TTATGGCTAAAAAAGTCGCCATGGGCATAAAATATCTGATTATCGATATGCCGATTGGAAGAAATACCAAAATAAAAGACAAAAAAGCCGCTGATATGATCGAAAGAAAAATGCAGTATATTGCGGGCAAGTTTGGCATAAAATTGAAAGTTATGGTTTCTCGGGTAATTGATCCTTCCGGCCGCGGGATTGGCCCGGCTCTTGAAGCGAGGGATATACTGAGAGTTTGGCAGCAAAAAAAGGATCGGCCGATGGATCTAGAAAAGAAAGCGTTGAAAATAACTTCCGCTTTATTGGCTTTAACCGGAAAATTCAGCGAAGTTGAAGCGCAGAAAGCCGCTCGAGAAAATCTTCGGTCTTTGAAAGCTTGGGATAAAGCAAAAGAGATAATCAAGGCTCAAGGCGGGAATCCTAATATCAATTCCGAGAAAATTAAATTAGGCGCGTATCGGCACAAAGTTAAAGCCGTGAAAAATGGGCGGATCGCTATGTATGACAATAAAGCGATCATTGAATTTTGCCGGATTTTGGGAGCGCCGTCGATCAAGCAAGCTGGCATATATTTGGATAAAGTGATCGGCAATAAGTTTAAAAAAGGCGAAACGCTTTTTACGTTGTTTGCCGATAGTCCGGATCGTCTTGATTTGGCCAAAGCGGCTTTAAAAAAAGGAAATATTTTGAAGATAGTTTAGAAGACAATGTTTCTTTGACACTATAACCGAATATAATTTAATTTTTATACTGCGGGGATTAGTCATTGATTTTTTATTACAATATATAAATTGTTTTGGCAATTGAGCGTGTGTTCATTGGTTATGTTTTTTACTCACTAATCCATGTCCTCGTAAAAAAATTAAAATATATTCGGTTTTTTTAATTATTTATTAAAAAATTAATATGACAAATTTTATAGTTCCGATTCTGGGAATTTCGGCATTATCCTTGTTCGCTTTTTGTTATTTTATTTTTACTTTTTTATTTGTTTATGCGTTGCTTTTTGGGGCGCCATATGTGCCAATTCCGAAATACGGTCTTGATAAAATGATCGAATATGCTAATGTTAAGTTTGGCCAGAAAGCGGTGGATCTGGGGAGCGGCGACGGAAGGATTATGATCGCTTTGGCCAAAGTCGGCGCAGTTGTGCATGGCTATGAAATCAATCCTTTATTGGTTTTATGGACTAAATGGAAAATTAAGAAAGAGGGGCTGGAAGGCAGAGCCTTCGTGCACTTGAAGAGTTTTTGGGATACAGACCTGTCCTCTTTTGATATTGTGACTCTTTTTGGTGTCAGAAAAATTATGGGACGGCTCGAGGAAAAATTAAATAAAGAATTAAAGCCTGGCGCGAAGATCATTTCTTTTGGATTTTCTTTTTACGGCTGGGAATATTTAAAAAAAGAGCAGGCGACGTTTTTGTATGAGAAAAAATAATTATGGAAAACTTCTGGAAAAAATTAAAGCATCCGATAATTGCTTTGGCGCCGATGGCGGGAATTACCGATCAGCCCTTCCGGCAGATTTGCAGGGGCTATGGCGCGGATGTGGTATATTCGGAAATGGCCAGTACGAGTGCGATTTTCTACAATAAGAAAAAAACCATCGGTATTACGCGTTTTAACAGCAAAAAAGAAAGTCCGTATGTGGTACAGCTCTTCGGCGATAAACCGGAGCATTTTTTGTTTGCGGCAAAAATTATCGCCAAGCAGATCAGGCCTGACGGAATTGATATAAATTTCGGCTGTCCGGCGCGGAAAATCATCGCTTGCGGGTCGGGCGCGGTTTTGATGGATAATATAAAATTGGCCCGTGAAATAATCGAGGCTACACTGGAAGGCGTGGCCGGAAAAATCCCGGTTTCAATAAAGATTCGCGCCGGTGTGAAAAAAACTACAGCGTTGGATTTTATAAAAAAAATCAAGGATTTGCCGATTAGCGCGATTATGATCCACGGCCGGACATTGGAGCAGGGCTTTACTGGAACGC
Coding sequences within:
- a CDS encoding class I SAM-dependent methyltransferase — translated: MTNFIVPILGISALSLFAFCYFIFTFLFVYALLFGAPYVPIPKYGLDKMIEYANVKFGQKAVDLGSGDGRIMIALAKVGAVVHGYEINPLLVLWTKWKIKKEGLEGRAFVHLKSFWDTDLSSFDIVTLFGVRKIMGRLEEKLNKELKPGAKIISFGFSFYGWEYLKKEQATFLYEKK
- the dusB gene encoding tRNA dihydrouridine synthase DusB, whose amino-acid sequence is MENFWKKLKHPIIALAPMAGITDQPFRQICRGYGADVVYSEMASTSAIFYNKKKTIGITRFNSKKESPYVVQLFGDKPEHFLFAAKIIAKQIRPDGIDINFGCPARKIIACGSGAVLMDNIKLAREIIEATLEGVAGKIPVSIKIRAGVKKTTALDFIKKIKDLPISAIMIHGRTLEQGFTGTPDYEMIRKIKEAVDIPVLANGGILKPEDAKNMLEKTGADGIGLAQGVLGKPWLFKQVKDYLTKGSYAEFELSEIKKVAIKHAEMMYKKRGKQGVIEMRKHLAWYFKGFSGASELRQKLVHVKTISEIKKILNTIL